One Triticum dicoccoides isolate Atlit2015 ecotype Zavitan chromosome 3B, WEW_v2.0, whole genome shotgun sequence genomic window, ATTGCGAATGGAAAGGCGGGGAACCAACTCGGGTAGCAGATCTTTGTTGCCAATATTGTCCTCAGAGGATGTATTCGTTTCAACAAAGGTCAAAACTTGAGGAGGTAGCTCGCAATTCTTCGCTTTGCCTGCAGGACTAGGATCTTTGAGACGAACAAGGCCTCGATTAACCAGCGCATTGAGACCATGCTCGGCTTCATCCAATGCTTGCCTTCTGTTGCTGATGAGGTTTTGAGCAGACCATCGCCTTATTGAGCTACCCCTCCTAATCTTGCAACTAGAGTTCTTCTGGAACATGGCTAGGTCGTGCAAGTAGGTCTTGCAGTGGATGGACAGATCGCTGTGGCAGAACCTTACGATTTCCTGAGCCATCCTCGCCGTACTGccgacatcttgtagttgattcagCAGTGCCAAGAACTCAATCTCGCTTCTGCGAGGATTAGCATACAGAGCATGGAGGAACATGGTGGTGGAGAACTTGTCTCGGCGACACTTTTGCAGTATTCTCTTGACAATGCTCTGTAGCTCTCGACTGTCGTGGCCGCCCACCAACAACTCATTGGCTTTCTTGCTGGTAGCTTCAAGGTGTGAATAGAAGTGCACCTTGTAGCGAGAGGCCTTGAGCAAAAAGAGCCAACTGGCTAGGTACCACCCGTGGAATTGAACTGGTTGTTGTACCATTGGAGTGACTATGATTGTGCTGCCACTGCAATGAGAATGAGAATCCCATGGTGGTAGGGCAGATGCTATGTCTGCCCATGGTGCCTCATCCTCATCCCCAGGAGGATCAGCCATGACAATCAAAAACTTTTTACCTTGCAGTTGGTTCCGGATCTCTGTCGCCAGTTGCTGACCACTCAATGTGCTCACATCTTCACCGACCAACAAGGATTGCAGCTGCAACTGTTGTAATAAGCACCGGAGCCTCTGCGTTTTGTTTGCATTGCACTTGGCGTCGATCCAAGCCACGCGGTCGAAATGATGGTCACCCTTGCACATCTCGTACACACTCCTAGCAAGCTTGGTCGCCGGGCGGTCACCGCCTTCTTCTGGGTAGTGGGCATCAGCTGCTGGTGTTACAATGGCGAGGAGCCTAGGCCGCCCTCCATCACCTCGCCCGCCGCCGTGGTCAACCAGTTCTTGGAACCAGGCAACCCGGGATTCAATGTTTTCAATAGAGTGAGCGAGGGGTTTAATAATGGAGTTGTCGGATGTTGATGCCGCAGTCTTTATTGCTGACTCTATTGCTGTCTTCCCGTCACCGATAGCCTCTATTGCTGCCTTCCCGACGTCTTGTGCTGCCATCTTAATTTCTTCCATTACTGACCTATCATGAACAGTCTTACTAGTGGGGACGGATTTTTGTTGCACCGACACCGAGTCATTGCTCGGTGATTTGTCTTGGACATGGTCGGTGTCACCAGGCTTTTCCGGCGCCTCCTGTGCCGAGCCATCGCCCTCGCCCACGACTTTCTTCACCGCTTGTACGATAGAGTGAAGGGCGTCAGGTGCCCGCTCTATGGCCATTTCAATATACTTATTCTCCTGTGCTTGCTTGACAGCACTGTGCAACCAGCCACCCAGCACCAGTTCTTCAATAAGTTCATTGTCGAATAATTTTCTCAGCCACTCTTTCAGCTGGTCTGAGTACAGCTTCTCCGCCAGGGCCACGTCCGTCGGGGTATTTGCCACCTTGAGACTCTCTAGCGCGTCAGTGAACGCTTGTTTTTTCTCGCTTGTCCCAGGCTTGTGCTCGTCAGGGCCGCCGACACCTGGTGCTGGTGACGACTTTGCTGGGTCTCGGCGAAATCCCAGTAGC contains:
- the LOC119282494 gene encoding disease resistance protein PIK6-NP-like produces the protein MAEMAKGAVDSLLGTIGAAIGERAALMGSVRRDMRFIKGEMESMNGFLLDVDDPAEQSNQVQAWMRQVRDVAYDSQSCIDRYVQTVGAGHSSAGLLGSIGRAPQLATAAREVLGDGDPENIEDAAAILSKQGTEITDKEISAVIAAVKELLGFRRDPAKSSPAPGVGGPDEHKPGTSEKKQAFTDALESLKVANTPTDVALAEKLYSDQLKEWLRKLFDNELIEELVLGGWLHSAVKQAQENKYIEMAIERAPDALHSIVQAVKKVVGEGDGSAQEAPEKPGDTDHVQDKSPSNDSVSVQQKSVPTSKTVHDRSVMEEIKMAAQDVGKAAIEAIGDGKTAIESAIKTAASTSDNSIIKPLAHSIENIESRVAWFQELVDHGGGRGDGGRPRLLAIVTPAADAHYPEEGGDRPATKLARSVYEMCKGDHHFDRVAWIDAKCNANKTQRLRCLLQQLQLQSLLVGEDVSTLSGQQLATEIRNQLQGKKFLIVMADPPGDEDEAPWADIASALPPWDSHSHCSGSTIIVTPMVQQPVQFHGWYLASWLFLLKASRYKVHFYSHLEATSKKANELLVGGHDSRELQSIVKRILQKCRRDKFSTTMFLHALYANPRRSEIEFLALLNQLQDVGSTARMAQEIVRFCHSDLSIHCKTYLHDLAMFQKNSSCKIRRGSSIRRWSAQNLISNRRQALDEAEHGLNALVNRGLVRLKDPSPAGKAKNCELPPQVLTFVETNTSSEDNIGNKDLLPELVPRLSIRNKLQLQQLSDGQQATHLSLCRRMLKCTTPADAEDSKDPSSVISFLNSLSAYSQLGLIMVLDLEGCPGLNMDNLKNICNKKFQLKYLSLRKTEVHELPKEISKLQGLETLDIRETYIKSFPEDVVLQKLMHLLAGHIRSDESLCTIHIPPAIGSMTNIQVLSHVEASHFADVNEFQDVGLLTQLRKFGVVIPCNNPEAMDSLLKEIGKLDECLTSLSVHIKQEEGAHVPAPAVDMNKTVISHPRSLESLNITGKISGLPTWIKKLHRLTKITLWRTFLFASQIGILGKLMNLRIVVLRPDSCVDRYLTFKGKEFTQLELLVIEVEGLQIIKISFDPPVAPKLEKIVWTSTSTTSKEDTSSDKPNMADMSGIDKLPSLRHIELSSFDMDRCSFNIRSINQQMCKNPNNPKLKPEELIPKDVVVVAAAAAAASLIPDPR